The Penaeus chinensis breed Huanghai No. 1 chromosome 39, ASM1920278v2, whole genome shotgun sequence genome has a segment encoding these proteins:
- the LOC125046536 gene encoding glycine-rich cell wall structural protein 1.0-like, with protein MSSKQTKVLAEPVWNDSTKLVSQPSTYSVTAFANCRPMISACACVDLLKFVRMNGLRAAVALALLAVSAASPGLLSLLGGAGGKGGGGGRGRGHGGPGGGGGGGLGVTVINVSYGGSGGGGGGRGGRGVGGSGGGSHGGGGGGSYGSGGGSHGGGGGGSYGSGGGSHGGGGGGSYGSGGGSHGGGGGGSYGSGGGGGSFAGAGGYGSVGSGGHGGGGGYGGGGAVGYGGSSGGGYGSGGGGYGFSGGGGQAGSGNGGYGFIGGGEGGHAGSGGGGGYGAGGGGYGAGGGGYGLSSGGGSFGGGGSGGSGVGGYTVATIYRGGTGGGAARGLGGGAGGGVLAVRGGGYGK; from the exons ATGAGCTCAAAGCAAACAAAAGTGTTGGCTGAGCCGGTTTGGAATGACTCCACGAAACTCGTCTCTCAGCCTTCAACATACAGTGTCACGGCTTTCGCTAACTGCCGACCCATGATatctgcgtgtgcttgtgtggatcTGTTAAAGTTTGTTCGTATGAATGGACTG AGAGCCGCCGTCGCACTGGCGCTGCTGGCCGTGAGCGCCGCCTCGCCCGGCCTCCTGAGCCTCCTCGGCGGGGCTGGAGgcaagggcggaggaggaggcagag GGCGCGGCCATGGCGGacccggcggcggcggcggcggcgggctcGGCGTCACCGTCATCAACGTGTCATACGGcgggagcggcggcggcggcggcggcaggggCGGCAGGGGCGTGGGCG GCAGCGGCGGAGGCAGCcacggaggaggcggcggaggcagcTACGGCAGCGGCGGAGGCAGCcacggaggaggcggcggaggcagcTACGGCAGCGGCGGAGGCAGCcacggaggaggcggcggaggcagcTACGGCAGCGGCGGAGGCAGCcacggaggaggcggcggaggcagcTACGGCAGCGGCGGAGGAGGCGGGAGCTTCGCAGGCGCTGGAGGTTACGGCAGCGTAGGCTCCGGAGGCCATGGAGGCGGAGGCGGGTACGGAGGCGGAGGCGCGGTTGGGTACGgaggcagcagcggcggcgggtACGGAAGCGGAGGCGGTGGGTACGGATTCTCAGGTGGAGGAGGACAAGCTGGCAGCGGCAATGGTGGATACGGATTcataggtggaggagaaggtggacacGCAGGTAGCGGCGGAGGCGGTGGCTACGGAGCCGGAGGCGGTGGCTACGGAGCCGGAGGCGGTGGATATGGACTATCAAGTGGAGGCGGAagctttggaggaggaggaagcggaggcagCGGCGTCGGAGGCTACACGGTCGCGACGATCTACCGAGGGGGCACAGGAGGAGGAGCCGCGAGGGGGCTCGGAGGAGGCGCGGGCGGGGGAGTCCTTGCTGTGAGAG GAGGCGGCTACGGGAAGTGA